Proteins encoded by one window of Glycine soja cultivar W05 chromosome 15, ASM419377v2, whole genome shotgun sequence:
- the LOC114388192 gene encoding pentatricopeptide repeat-containing protein At2g18940, chloroplastic-like, with protein sequence MEGTLFPNRPVLPAPSHKPTQQPLKFKPTFLPPQSPPPPPPSFQLDSLLQHLQHLSSVPITTHTLTLVPPSHDNTKDFNNSVHSKHPTLGSGSIIDEDKFDDAKFGFLSDKGKLLFSSIVGSPLHELNDFFNSVKFELLEADFPSLLKALDLSGNWERALLLFEWGWLHFGSDQNLRLDNQVVELMVRILGRESQHSIASKLFDLIPVEKYSLDVRAYTTILHSYARTGKYKRAIDLFGKMKEIGLDPTLVTYNVMLDVYGKMGRSWDRILELLDEMRSKGLELDEFTCSTVISACGREGMLDEARKFLAELKFNGYKPGTVTYNSMLQVFGKAGIYTEALSILKEMEDNNCPPDSVTYNELAATYVRAGFLDEGMAVIDTMTSKGVMPNAITYTTVIDAYGKAGREDDALRLFSLMKDLGCAPNVYTYNSVLAMLGKKSRTEDVIKVLCEMKLNGCAPNRATWNTMLAVCSEEGKHNYVNKVLREMKNCGFEPDKDTFNTLISAYARCGSEVDSAKMYGEMVKSGFTPCVTTYNALLNALARRGDWKAAESVIQDMRTKGFKPNENSYSLLLHCYSKAGNVKGIEKVEKEIYDGHVFPSWILLRTLVLTNHKCRHLRGMERAFDQLQKYGYKPDLVVINSMLSMFARNKMFSKAREMLHFIHECGLQPNLFTYNCLMDLYVREGECWKAEEVLKGIQNSGPEPDVVSYNTVIKGFCRKGLMQEAIGVLSEMTTKGIQPTIVTYNTFLSGYAGMELFDEANEVIRFMIEHNCRPSELTYKILVDGYCKAGKYEEAMDFVSKIKELDISFDDQSVKRLGSCIRERVGSTL encoded by the coding sequence ATGGAGGGTACCCTTTTCCCCAATAGGCCAGTTTTGCCTGCTCCTTCACACAAACCAACACAACAACCTTTGAAATTCAAGCCAACTTTTTTGCCTCCACagtctccaccaccaccacctccttcTTTTCAGTTAGATTCCCTTCTCCAACACCTTCAGCATCTCTCTTCAGTTCCCATCACCACTCACACTCTCACACTTGTGCCTCCTTCTCATGATAACACCAAAGATTTTAATAATTCAGTTCATTCAAAGCACCCCACTTTAGGTTCTGGCTCCATAATTGATGAGGACAAGTTTGATGATGCAAAGTTTGGATTTTTATCAGACAAGGGTAAGTTGCTGTTCAGTTCAATTGTTGGGTCACCTTTGCATGAATTGAATGACTTTTTCAACTCTGTTAAGTTTGAGTTGCTTGAGGCTGATTTTCCCAGCttgttgaaggctttggacCTTTCTGGGAACTGGGAAAGGGCACTCTTGCTGTTTGAATGGGGTTGGTTGCATTTTGGGAGTGATCAGAATTTGAGGTTGGACAACCAGGTTGTTGAATTGATGGTTAGGATATTGGGGAGGGAGTCACAGCATTCAATTGCATCCaagttgtttgatttaattcctGTGGAAAAATACTCGCTTGATGTCCGGGCTTACACCACCATTCTTCATTCCTATGCTCGCACTGGCAAGTACAAACGGGCTATTGACTTGTTtgggaagatgaaggagattgGTCTTGATCCAACTTTGGTCACTTACAATGTTATGCTTGATGTTTACGGCAAGATGGGTCGTTCTTGGGATAGAATCttggagttgttggatgagatgAGGAGTAAAGGGCTTGAGTTAGATGAGTTTACCTGCAGCACTGTGATTTCTGCTTGTGGGAGAGAGGGTATGCTGGATGAAGCGAGGAAGTTTTTGGCTGAATTGAAATTTAATGGCTATAAACCGGGAACTGTTACGTATAATTCTATGTTGCAGGTTTTTGGAAAGGCAGGAATTTACACTGAGGCCTTGAGCATATTGAAAGAAATGGAGGATAATAATTGCCCTCCTGATTCTGTTACTTACAATGAGCTTGCGGCAACATATGTAAGAGCTGGTTTTCTGGACGAAGGGATGGCTGTCATAGATACAATGACAAGCAAAGGGGTAATGCCAAATGCTATTACCTATACCACTGTAATAGATGCCTATGGTAAGGCGGGAAGGGAGGATGATGCATTAAGGTTGTTCAGCCTGATGAAGGACTTGGGTTGTGCTCCCAATGTGTACACATATAACTCTGTTCTTGCCATGCTAGGCAAGAAATCAAGAACAGAAGATGTTATTAAGGTTCTCTGTGAGATGAAATTGAATGGATGTGCTCCTAATCGTGCTACATGGAACACCATGCTTGCTGTATGTAGCGAGGAGGGTAAGCACAATTATGTTAACAAGGTCTTGAGGGAAATGAAAAACTGTGGATTTGAGCCTGATAAAGACACATTCAATACATTGATTAGTGCATATGCTCGTTGCGGATCTGAAGTTGATTCTGCAAAAATGTATGGGGAAATGGTTAAATCAGGCTTTACTCCATGTGTAACAACTTATAATGCTCTTCTAAATGCCCTGGCTCGGCGAGGTGATTGGAAAGCGGCAGAATCTGTCATTCAGGACATGCGAACCAAGGGCTTTAAGCCTAATGAAAATTCATACTCACTGTTGCTCCATTGTTATTCCAAGGCTGGGAATGTCAAGGGGATAGAGAAGGTCGAGAAAGAAATTTATGATGGTCATGTCTTTCCTAGCTGGATACTTTTGAGAACCCTTGTCCTTACAAACCACAAGTGCAGACACCTTAGGGGAATGGAAAGGGCATTTGATCAACTGCAAAAGTATGGATACAAACCTGATTTGGTTGTCATCAACTCCATGCTTTCGATGTTTGCCCGAAACAAGATGTTTTCGAAGGCCCGTGAAATGCTGCATTTCATTCATGAATGTGGATTGCAGCCAAATCTTTTCACCTACAATTGCTTGATGGATTTGTATGTCCGAGAGGGCGAGTGTTGGAAAGCAGAAGAAGTGCTCAAGGGAATTCAAAACTCTGGTCCAGAGCCAGATGTTGTGTCTTACAATACTGTTATCAAGGGATTTTGCAGAAAAGGGCTCATGCAGGAGGCTATTGGAGTTCTCTCAGAAATGACCACTAAGGGGATTCAACCAACTATAGTTACATACAATACTTTCTTGTCAGGCTATGCAGGGATGGAGTTGTTTGATGAAGCAAATGAAGTCATTAGATTTATGATTGAGCACAATTGCAGGCCAAGTGAACTAACTTACAAGATTCTAGTTGATGGTTACTGTAAAGCTGGGAAGTATGAAGAAGCCATGGACTTTGTGTCTAAGATTAAGGAGCTTGATATCTCCTTTGATGATCAATCTGTGAAAAGACTTGGTTCTTGTATTAGGGAGAGAGTGGGGTCTACTTTGTGA
- the LOC114385849 gene encoding glycine-rich cell wall structural protein 1.0-like: MAIEVVVVVVVVVMLVVLMMMVVVLVAMLVVAVTGSGSGKVVILVVATSGGGRGNVGGGNDKDGIGGVDGSSNVGGDGGGDDGGGIGGGGSDSGIDDSDGGDGDSDSDVGGSGGGSGHGNKKCHY; this comes from the coding sequence ATGGCGatagaggtggtggtggtggtagtagTAGTGGTAATGTTAGTGGtgttgatgatgatggtggtggtttTAGTAGCAATGTTGGTGGTGGCAGTAACAGGTAGTGGTAGTGGTAAGGTGGTAATATTAGTGGTGGCAACTAGTGGTGGTGGTCGCGGCAACGTTGGTGGTGGCAATGACAAAGATGGTATTGGTGGTGTTGATGGTAGTAGTAATGTcggtggtgatggtggtggcGATGACGGAGGTGGTATTGGTGGTGGTGGCAGTGATAGTGGCATTGACGATAGTGATGGTGGTGATGGTGATAGTGATAGTGACGTTGGTGGTAGTGGTGGTGGTAGCGGCCATGGCAACAAAAAATGTCATTATTAA